Proteins found in one Papio anubis isolate 15944 chromosome 13, Panubis1.0, whole genome shotgun sequence genomic segment:
- the NFIL3 gene encoding nuclear factor interleukin-3-regulated protein, producing the protein MQLRKMQTIKKEQASLDASSNVDKMMVLNSALTEVSEDSTTGEELLLSEGSVGKNKSSACRRKREFIPDEKKDAMYWEKRRKNNEAAKRSREKRRLNDLVLENKLIALGEENATLKAELLSLKLKFGLISSTAYAQEIQKLSNSTAVYFQDYQTSKSNVSSFVDEHEPAMVASSCISVIKHSPQSSLSDVSEVSSVEHTQESSVQGSCRSPENKFQIIKQEPMELESYTRETRDDRGSYTASIYQNYMGNSFSGYSHSPPLLQVNRSSSNSPRTSETDDGVVGKSSDGEDEQQVPKGPIHSPVELKHVHATVVKVPEVNSSALPHKLRIKAKAMQIKVEAFDNEFEATQKLSSPIDMTSKRHFELEKHSAPSMVHSSLTPFSVQVTNIQDWSLKSEHWHQKELSGKTQNSFKTGVVEMKDSGYKVSGPENLYLKQGIANLSAEVVSLKRLIATQPISASDSG; encoded by the coding sequence ATGCAGCTGAGAAAAATGCAGACCATCAAAAAGGAGCAGGCATCTCTTGATGCCAGTAGCAATGTGGACAAGATGATGGTCCTTAATTCTGCTTTAACGGAAGTGTCTGAAGACTCCACAACAGGTGAGGAGCTGCTTCTCAGTGAAGGAAGTGTGGGGAAAAACAAATCTTCTGCGTGTCGGAGGAAACGGGAGTTCATTCCCGATGAAAAGAAAGATGCTATGTACTGGGAAAAAAGGCGGAAAAATAATGAAGCTGCCAAAAGATCTCGTGAGAAGCGTCGACTGAATGACCTGGTTTTAGAGAACAAACTAATTGCACTGGGAGAAGAAAACGCCACTTTAAAAGCTGAGCTGCTTTCACTAAAATTAAAGTTTGGTTTAATTAGCTCCACAGCATATGCTCAAGAGATTCAGAAACTCAGTAATTCTACAGCTGTGTACTTCCAAGATTACCAGACTTCCAAATCCAATGTGAGCTCATTTGTGGACGAGCACGAACCCGCGATGGTGGCAAGCAGTTGTATTTCTGTCATTAAACACTCTCCACAAAGCTCGCTGTCCGATGTTTCCGAAGTGTCCTCGGTAGAGCACACGCAGGAGAGCTCTGTGCAGGGAAGCTGCAGAAGTCCTGAAAACAAGTTCCAGATTATCAAGCAAGAGCCGATGGAATTAGAGAGCTACACAAGGGAGACGAGAGATGACCGAGGCTCTTACACAGCATCCATCTATCAAAACTATATGGGGAATTCTTTTTCTGGATACTCACACTCTCCCCCACTACTGCAAGTCAACCGATCCTCCAGCAACTCCCCGAGAACGTCGGAAACCGACGATGGTGTGGTAGGAAAGTCATCTGATGGCGAAGATGAGCAACAGGTCCCCAAGGGCCCTATCCATTCTCCAGTTGAACTCAAGCACGTGCATGCAACGGTGGTTAAAGTTCCAGAAGTGAATTCCTCTGCCTTGCCACACAAGCTCCGGATCAAAGCTAAAGCCATGCAGATCAAAGTAGAAGCCTTTGATAATGAATTTGAGGCCACGCAAAAACTTTCCTCCCCTATTGACATGACATCTAAAAGACATTTTGAACTCGAAAAGCATAGTGCCCCAAGTATGGTACATTCTTCTCTTACTCCTTTCTCAGTGCAAGTGACTAACATTCAAGATTGGTCTCTCAAATCGGAGCACTGGCATCAAAAAGAACTGAGTGGCAAAACTCAGAATAGTTTCAAAACTGGAGTTGTTGAAATGAAAGACAGTGGCTACAAAGTTTCTGGCCCAGAGAATTTGTATTTGAAGCAGGGGATAGCAAACTTATCTGCAGAGGTTGTCTCTCTGAAGAGACTTATAGCCACACAACCAATCTCTGCTTCAGACTCTGGGTAA